The window TCATTTTTTCATAGTAAATTTTTGCCCTCCCCAACTCCCATCCCGGGTATATCTCCATCCAGTTGCTCACGCCTTTCGTCGCTTTCCACCCTCCGCCGCTTCAGCCCCCGTAGCTGAGCCGCTGTTCGCAGCGAGGATCGCATCCAAAAGCTCCGGGTTCGCATTCAACATATCTTGAGACTCCGACTTTATGCGCTTGGGGTCAGCCTTGCCGACTACAGGAACCGCAGTGGCGAGAATCTGCTGGAAGGGAGCAGCGACAAAGTAGCCGCTCTCGTcgaagaaggaggcaaaTGGCTTGGCCACCTCGATGATCCGTGACTTGGAAGACTTGTCTGTGACGGTGATGCTGAGTCTGTATGTAGGgtccagcttcttcgttgCGCTGGCTACTGTGATCTGCACGTTTCTCTCGTcagctcttgctcttgcaCTCCCCGTCGCCGCTGGATTGGTCATTGCCGTTGCGTACCTTTTCCCCAGATGGCGCGATTCCCTGGTATATAACACCTTTTTCCACAAACATCATCCAGAATGTCAAGACACCGTTTAGAACGGTGTAGACGGCCACTGCGATCGCTGTGTAGAACTTGGTATCCTCAAAGCCCAGCTTGTAGTCCCACGCAaaacaagcagcagcaatgaggAATGCGCTGTACCCGAGCCCTAGCCGTACATCGCTGAGGAAGTGTGTCTGCTTGAATTTTAGGGAGTTGAGGTAGTTGGGGATCGCATCGTCGGTCGTGTTCTTTAAATCTATAGCCACGGTGTCAGAGCAAGGCGTGATGGAACCAGTGGCGACAAGCTGCAGCAAGAATAGCTCGACTTACCTGCGAGATTATATAGAGAAATCTTTTCCGCGGCCATGGTTGCGTTATATTCCTGGAGATTGAGTCGCCAGATGTGATCAAAACAACGGAacgctgctgttgttggttcaAGTTATGGCAGAGGTGGCCTGTAGTTTGACTTCAATGCTTCGCTGTAAGCTGCCAGTAAACTGAGTTGCTACAGTACACATATGCACTAAGATCGTGGGGTTCTGCCGAGTTCAATTGGCCAGCAGAGAGCTCATTGCGCCGAAATGTGGGGCTGCCGGCTGCCGGCGGTAGGATACTCCGTAGTAGAGCTGCTGCTATGCATCTTCCAcctcagcatcttcaatgaGCTCATGGATCGCATaatctccccctccatcGCAGCATCGTTGCCCACCGCCGAGGCCGCACGACACTGAATACTGCATCGCATTAGCTCCAAGTGCGGCTGAAAAGCTCAACGATCCTTTATCATGGCGCAATTACCGGCTCAGACCCTGCATAGGGATCCCCAGCTCTTGTTCGTGTCCTCAATTATAGCTCCGGCGGGCAGAAGACGAGACAGCTAACATGTCGCTTTCACGCATAGCTACTGGATCCTGATTCCCATCACCGTTGTCATGGTCCTGACTGGTGTTCTCCGCCACTACGCATCCGTGCTCATGACCACGACCCCGAAGAAGGCCGACATCAAAGCCATCCGTGAGCAGCGTGCTCTCGCCCATGGTGCCTCTCTAAGGACAAACTATCATGTGCTGTCGCGCAAGGCATTTGAGACTCGACGTGATTTTCTGATTGAAGGATTCGAATCTGGCGCCTACCTCAAGGCACCGAACCAAAAGGGCCAGCCTCCGGCCAACCCCATGTCGGACCCCAACGCCATGGAGGGCATGATGGGCATGATGAAAAacaacatggccatgatgatccCCAACACCTTGATTATGAGCTGGATCAATGCATTCTTCAGCGGATATGCCATCAGTATGTCACCATCGTATTACTTGCTTGTCATTTGCCAGTGCTGACCGCAACCAGTGAAATTGCCATTCCCTATCACTATCAAGTTCAAGAGCATGCTCCAGGCCGGTGTCCTGACCAAAGACATGGACCCGCGGTGGATGTCTAGCATCAGCTGGTACTTTTTGTGTATCTTCGGTCTCCAATTTGTCTATGTGTTCCTCCTTGGAAGTGACAACGGTAAGCATACTAATACCATACATCCTCTATCAAGCATAATAGAATATCTCCTAACACGTCACCAGCTGCGAGCCAAATTGCTCAGCAAATGCAGCAACAACAGATGCCCGTTGGCCCCATGGCCCCTGGTCAGGATCCTCACAAGATGttcaaggccgaggccgaaAACTTGGCCGTCATCGAGCATTATTCCGTCCTGGACGGCGTCGAGGAGCGACTGCTGGAGAGAATCAAGGTGTAAAATATTGTAGACCCGGCAGTATCGAAATATAATCATTAATACATTGTGCTCTTCAAACGCCTCTAAACAATCCAATCAAGCACCATCCCACCATAGACACACACCAAGACCTTCAGCAGCCATGCTGCCTTTGATCTTGTAAGGCGTCTTTGCTGGTGTGTCTTCTGCTTGAGTGGGACCTGCTGGAGTCTGATCGTGCCACTCTTCATCAATGACCTGGAAACGAACCATTTCGTGGTTGTCGTAAAACAGGCGTTCTTCATCAAAGTTCCATATCCAAATCTGTTCGCTGTGATTGCTATTCCCGCTGTTAGCCCTCCTCGCCTTTGGTGCTTGAATCTGTTAGTAGACTCACTATTCAGCCCCCTGCGGAAGCTCCTCGTATGGGATAAAGATGTCGTCGAAGAAGTCTGTTCTCAGATGGATGCCAGAAGGCGTTGAACTGCGTATCCTGCCGAGCATGACCTCTCCCTTGAAAGGTCTAAATACTATCATGCGAAACTCGACTGTCGCCATGTAACATGTAAGTATGCTGAATCGCCgtagagaagagcaagattgCCTACCATTGACGTTTACAAGGCCTGTGCCGTGGCCTATCAGACCTTCAGACGTCCACAAAACATCATACAGTGATATGCACAATCCAATTTTTTGAACGACCTACGCCGAAGTGGTTAGTCATCGCTGAGGTTCGGGACTAGATGAAAGAGTACTGTAGACCAACCTTGTTTGCATATTTGGCATTAATGTTGTCCTCGATTGCTACAATGCTGTGCTTCGAGAAGTCCTCGGGTGAGATCTGCACCAGATCGGAGAATTTGGTCTGTGACTCGGCGGGTTAGAAGCAGCGTCCATGAAATGAGATGCAGTGAATTGAGAGGACCAGCGACATGACATACAAGGATAAACATGATGGCAATGTTTCAACGGGTTAATCGCCTCTTCAGTTGTGGTTCATGAGCGtcgatgagaatgagaataAGAAACCATCACGGATGAGATGCCGTCATATCATAGCATGCATCTCTGTAGTCACCAAGAATAAGGTAGCAGCTcaccagcagctgaagcagTTGTACATCACCTCAAATAGCATCCGGCAGTAAAAAGTTAGAAAATCGGCGAAACAATTGCTAAACCGGAGGACACTAGGCCTGTTCCGGCTAGCTCCCCTTGACTTGACACCACTCGCCGTCTCACCGCTTGCTTATAATAGCCTAGTGGACCCTGCCCAACAGCACTTCATTTTCCCAGAAGGTCAGACATCGTGGAACTTTCCGTCTAAACCTCCATCTCAGAAGCACCTGCGCTGCATCTGAGGCCCCAACGCTGGCCGTCCCGATTATCTGGCAGTGGCATTGCGTCGAGGACAGCGATCCCGCGT of the Trichoderma breve strain T069 chromosome 4, whole genome shotgun sequence genome contains:
- a CDS encoding microsomal signal peptidase 25 kDa subunit (SPC25) domain-containing protein, with amino-acid sequence MAAEKISLYNLADLKNTTDDAIPNYLNSLKFKQTHFLSDVRLGLGYSAFLIAAACFAWDYKLGFEDTKFYTAIAVAVYTVLNGVLTFWMMFVEKGVIYQGIAPSGEKITVASATKKLDPTYRLSITVTDKSSKSRIIEVAKPFASFFDESGYFVAAPFQQILATAVPVVGKADPKRIKSESQDMLNANPELLDAILAANSGSATGAEAAEGGKRRKA
- a CDS encoding RNA polymerase III subunit rpc25 domain-containing protein, translated to MFILTKFSDLVQISPEDFSKHSIVAIEDNINAKYANKVVQKIGLCISLYDVLWTSEGLIGHGTGLVNVNVEFRMIVFRPFKGEVMLGRIRSSTPSGIHLRTDFFDDIFIPYEELPQGAEYNHSEQIWIWNFDEERLFYDNHEMVRFQVIDEEWHDQTPAGPTQAEDTPAKTPYKIKGSMAAEGLGVCLWWDGA
- a CDS encoding integral membrane protein DUF106 domain-containing protein; translated protein: MAQLPAQTLHRDPQLFYWILIPITVVMVLTGVLRHYASVLMTTTPKKADIKAIREQRALAHGASLRTNYHVLSRKAFETRRDFLIEGFESGAYLKAPNQKGQPPANPMSDPNAMEGMMGMMKNNMAMMIPNTLIMSWINAFFSGYAIMKLPFPITIKFKSMLQAGVLTKDMDPRWMSSISWYFLCIFGLQFVYVFLLGSDNAASQIAQQMQQQQMPVGPMAPGQDPHKMFKAEAENLAVIEHYSVLDGVEERLLERIKV